ACCGCCACGGCCCCGAACACGTGCACCCGCTGCGCGACGCCTATCTGGAACCCTGGACCGACCTCGGGCCCTCCCTCCCGGAGCTGCGCCGCGCCGCGGCGCTCGCCACCCGGCTCGCCGCACTCGGCCGGGCGGTCTCCTGGTTCCGTCTCTTCCCCGGAACGCCCGACGAGGGCTGCGCCGAGGCGAGCGCCCACTGGGTGAACGAACTCTTCGCCGCATCCCCGGTGTTCTGAGCGGGGGCCGAGGAGGGGGACGACGCTCTACGCGGGACTCGGCCGTCGCTCCGCCGAGTTCGGCCGCACCTGTGGTACTGCCTTACGGAGACATCGTGTTGTTTGTCCCGTAATGCCGTGAAAGGTGCCGCCTGTGTTGCCGGAAGACCAGAGGCCGGATGACCAGAGGCCGGATGACCAGAGGCCGGATGACCAGGGGTCGGACGGCCGGCGGTCGGAGGGCCGTCGAGCGGGTGCCGGCCGCCCCGAGCACACTCACCGCGCCCGCACCGACCGCATCGTGTTCGGTGTCACCGCCGTCCTCACCGTGGCCTTCGTCGTCTGGGGAGCCACGGCCACCCAGAGCCTGGAGGACGCCTCCACGACCCTGCTCGACGGGCTGATCCGCAACGGCGGCTGGGCGTTCATGCTCGCCGCCTCCGGCTTCGTCGTCTTCGCGCTGTGGCTCGCCGTCAGCCGTTACGGCCGGATCACCCTCGGCCAGGAGGACGAGGTCCCCGAGTTCCGTACGGTGTCCTGGATCGCCATGATGTTCAGCGCCGGCATGGGCATCGGCCTGATGTTCTACGGCGTGAGCGAACCCCTCGCCCACTACGGCACACCGCCGCCCGGCACCCATCCCGTCGACTCGGCCGAGCGGATGCAGACCGCCATGGCCACCACGCTCTTCCACTGGACGCTCCACCCGTGGGCGATCTACGCCGTCGTCGGACTCGCCATCGCGTACTCGACGTTCCGGCGCGGGCGCCGTCAGACCATCAGCGCCGTCTTCGTCCCGCTGATGGGCGAGCGGCGGGCATACGGAGGACCCGGCCGCTTCATCGACATCCTGGCCATCTTCGCCACCCTCTTCGGCTCCGCCGCCTCCCTCGGCCTCGGCGCGCTCCAGATCGGCAGCGGCGTCGAGGAGCTCGGCTGGATGGAGAAGACCGGGACCGGCCTGCTCGTCGCCATCATCGCCGTTCTCACCGTGGCCTTCGTCCTGTCCGCCGTCTCCGGGGTGGAGAAGGGCATCCAGTGGCTCTCCAACATCAACATGGTGCTCGCCGCGGTGCTCGCCGTCTTCGTCTTCGTGGCGGGACCCACCATCATCGTCCTCGACCTCCTGCCCACCTCCCTCGCCGCCTACTTCGGCGACCTGCCACAGCTGGCCGGCCGCACCGAGGCCACCAGCGGCGGCGCGATCCATGACTGGCTGGGCAGCTGGACGGTCTTCTACTGGGCGTGGTGGATCTCCTGGACGCCCTTCGTGGGCATGTTCATCGCCCGCATCAGCCGGGGCCGGACCATCCGGCAGTTCGTCGGCGGAGTCATCCTGGTCCCCAGCACCGTCAGCCTCGTCTGGTTCGCCGTCTTCGGCGGCACGGCGATGAAGCTCCGCGAGCAGGGCGCGCTGGCGGGCGAGACCACGCCCGAGGGGCAACTCTTCGGCGTCCTGAAGGAGTTCCCGGCCGCCGGTGCCATGAGCCTGCTCGTGATGGTCCTCGTCGGCATCTTCTTCGTCTCGGGCGCGGACGCCGCCTCCATCGTCATGGGCACGCTCTCGCAGCGCGGAGCCTTCGAACCGACCCGTCCCGTCGTCGTCTTCTGGGGTGTGCTGACCGGCGCGGTCGCCGCGATCATGCTGCTCATCGGCGACGGGCAGGGCGACGCGCTCGCCGGTCTGCAGAACCTCACGATCCTGGTGGCGGCGCCGTTCGTGCTCGTGATGATCGGGATGTGCGTGGCGCTCATGCGCGACCTGCGCAAGGACCCGCTCATCGTCCGGGGGCGGAGAGGGGAGGAGGCCGTCGAA
This is a stretch of genomic DNA from Streptomyces sp. R44. It encodes these proteins:
- a CDS encoding BCCT family transporter — protein: MFGVTAVLTVAFVVWGATATQSLEDASTTLLDGLIRNGGWAFMLAASGFVVFALWLAVSRYGRITLGQEDEVPEFRTVSWIAMMFSAGMGIGLMFYGVSEPLAHYGTPPPGTHPVDSAERMQTAMATTLFHWTLHPWAIYAVVGLAIAYSTFRRGRRQTISAVFVPLMGERRAYGGPGRFIDILAIFATLFGSAASLGLGALQIGSGVEELGWMEKTGTGLLVAIIAVLTVAFVLSAVSGVEKGIQWLSNINMVLAAVLAVFVFVAGPTIIVLDLLPTSLAAYFGDLPQLAGRTEATSGGAIHDWLGSWTVFYWAWWISWTPFVGMFIARISRGRTIRQFVGGVILVPSTVSLVWFAVFGGTAMKLREQGALAGETTPEGQLFGVLKEFPAAGAMSLLVMVLVGIFFVSGADAASIVMGTLSQRGAFEPTRPVVVFWGVLTGAVAAIMLLIGDGQGDALAGLQNLTILVAAPFVLVMIGMCVALMRDLRKDPLIVRGRRGEEAVELAVIAGHEKYDGDFELTIGPGSSDTGS